The proteins below come from a single Mycobacterium parmense genomic window:
- a CDS encoding SDR family oxidoreductase: protein MRFENKVAIVTGSGGGIGQAYAEALAREGAAVVVADIKAEAAEGVAKQIVADGGTALAVPVDVSDPASAKAMADRALAEFGGIDYLVNNAAIFGGMKLDFLLTIDPEYYRKFMSVNLDGALWCTRAVYKKMAKRGGGAIINQSSTAAWLYSNFYGLAKVGINGLTQQLSRELGGQNIRINAIAPGPIDTEANRTTTPAEMVADIVKGLPLSRMGTPEDLVGMCLFLLSDEASWITGQIFNVDGGQIFRS from the coding sequence ATGAGGTTTGAGAACAAGGTCGCCATCGTCACCGGGTCCGGGGGCGGCATCGGGCAGGCGTACGCCGAGGCGCTGGCCCGTGAGGGCGCCGCCGTCGTCGTGGCCGACATCAAGGCCGAGGCGGCCGAGGGGGTCGCCAAGCAGATCGTCGCCGACGGCGGCACGGCGCTTGCCGTTCCGGTCGACGTGTCCGACCCGGCGTCGGCGAAGGCGATGGCCGACCGCGCGCTGGCGGAGTTCGGTGGCATCGACTACCTGGTGAACAACGCCGCGATCTTCGGGGGGATGAAGTTGGATTTCCTGCTCACCATCGACCCGGAGTATTACCGGAAGTTCATGAGCGTCAACCTCGACGGCGCGCTGTGGTGTACCCGCGCGGTGTACAAGAAGATGGCCAAGCGCGGCGGCGGTGCGATCATCAACCAGTCGTCCACCGCCGCGTGGTTGTACTCGAACTTCTACGGCCTGGCCAAGGTCGGCATCAACGGCCTCACCCAACAGCTTTCGCGGGAGTTGGGCGGTCAGAACATCCGGATCAACGCGATCGCGCCCGGGCCCATCGACACCGAGGCCAACCGCACCACCACGCCGGCAGAGATGGTCGCCGACATAGTCAAGGGTCTTCCGCTGTCGCGCATGGGAACTCCCGAAGACCTGGTCGGGATGTGTCTGTTCCTGCTGTCCGACGAGGCGTCGTGGATCACCGGGCAGATCTTCAATGTCGACGGCGGACAGATCTTCCGCTCATGA
- a CDS encoding NAD(P)-dependent oxidoreductase, with protein MSQDLRLGYIGLGNMGAPMATKMTEWPGGITVYDIRTEAMTPLAEKGAGLADSVADVAAADLIHVTVLDDTQVREVVGELAAHAKPGTIIAIHSTINDTTAEQLARDLKPQDIHVIDAPVSGGAGAAAKGELATMVGAEREVYEKIKPAFKHWASVVIHAGEPGAGTRMKLARNMLTFTSYVAACEAMKLAEAAGLDLQALGRVVRHTDTLTGGPGAIMVRDDMNDLQPEHFLYQPFIHTRGLGEKDLSLALGLGEALSVDLPLARLALERLAPGLGVPHTEKEA; from the coding sequence ATGAGTCAGGACCTACGCCTCGGGTACATCGGTCTGGGCAACATGGGTGCGCCGATGGCCACTAAGATGACCGAATGGCCAGGCGGGATAACGGTTTACGACATTCGCACGGAGGCGATGACGCCGCTGGCCGAAAAGGGCGCCGGCCTGGCCGACAGCGTCGCCGACGTTGCCGCCGCCGACCTCATCCACGTCACGGTTCTCGACGACACTCAGGTGCGTGAAGTCGTCGGCGAACTGGCGGCGCACGCCAAACCCGGCACCATCATCGCGATCCACTCCACCATCAACGACACTACGGCCGAACAGCTTGCGCGAGACTTGAAGCCGCAGGACATTCACGTCATCGACGCGCCGGTCAGCGGCGGCGCCGGGGCCGCCGCGAAGGGCGAGCTGGCCACCATGGTGGGAGCCGAGCGCGAGGTGTACGAGAAGATCAAGCCGGCGTTCAAACACTGGGCGTCGGTGGTCATCCACGCGGGTGAGCCGGGCGCCGGGACGCGAATGAAGCTGGCCCGAAACATGTTGACCTTCACCTCTTACGTGGCGGCATGCGAGGCGATGAAACTGGCCGAGGCGGCCGGGCTCGACCTGCAGGCGCTGGGCCGGGTGGTGCGTCACACCGACACGCTCACCGGCGGGCCCGGGGCGATCATGGTGCGTGACGACATGAACGACCTTCAGCCAGAACACTTCCTGTATCAGCCGTTTATACATACCCGTGGTCTGGGCGAGAAGGACCTGAGCCTGGCGCTAGGTTTGGGTGAGGCGTTATCGGTCGATCTGCCGTTGGCCAGGCTGGCGTTGGAGCGACTGGCGCCCGGCCTGGGGGTACCACACACAGAGAAAGAGGCGTGA
- a CDS encoding carboxymuconolactone decarboxylase family protein — translation MDELRRKGLEKMNEVYGWEMPNTEGDPYFDLTVDHLFGTIWSRPGLSMRDKRIMTLTAVTAVGNRDLAEIQINAALLNGELTETELKEMAVFLTHYLGFPLGSALNGAVDAVVAKRRKAAAKNAGEDKKANVEAALKMHSGGDR, via the coding sequence ATGGACGAGCTGCGCCGCAAGGGCCTCGAGAAGATGAACGAAGTCTACGGCTGGGAGATGCCCAACACCGAAGGCGACCCCTACTTCGATCTGACGGTCGACCACCTGTTCGGCACCATCTGGAGCCGGCCGGGGCTGTCGATGCGCGACAAGCGCATCATGACGCTGACGGCGGTCACGGCGGTCGGCAACCGCGACCTGGCCGAGATCCAGATCAACGCCGCGCTTCTCAACGGGGAACTCACCGAGACCGAGTTGAAGGAGATGGCCGTCTTCCTCACCCACTACCTCGGGTTCCCCCTGGGGTCGGCGCTCAACGGCGCCGTCGACGCCGTCGTGGCCAAGCGCAGGAAGGCGGCGGCCAAGAACGCCGGCGAGGACAAGAAGGCCAACGTCGAGGCCGCGCTGAAGATGCACTCCGGGGGAGACCGGTAA
- a CDS encoding TetR/AcrR family transcriptional regulator yields the protein MSTDGRRARRERGREAVVDAAFGLILEGKTQPSAQDVADRAGVSVSSVFRNFDGLADLQGQALDRFRSRYSHFVAARPAPGADVDSRIGFFVRHRVRLYSQAGPLLMLARMRALDSERMVEAVAYNRAALAAQTRDCFRPEIAERTTTDAADLVSLVDSLTSPESFDLMTRTHARSARQIARSWRSGLRALLTGCPPPPRQAELGETDAL from the coding sequence GTGAGCACCGACGGACGGCGGGCGCGTCGCGAGCGCGGTCGAGAAGCTGTGGTCGACGCCGCCTTCGGGCTGATCCTGGAGGGCAAGACCCAACCGTCGGCCCAGGATGTCGCCGATCGGGCCGGCGTGTCGGTGTCCTCGGTGTTTCGCAATTTCGACGGGCTGGCCGACCTGCAGGGTCAGGCACTCGACCGGTTCCGCTCCCGCTATTCGCATTTCGTTGCCGCCAGGCCGGCACCGGGTGCGGACGTCGACTCTCGGATCGGGTTCTTCGTGCGTCATCGCGTCCGGCTGTACAGCCAGGCAGGGCCGCTGTTGATGCTCGCCCGGATGCGGGCGCTGGACTCCGAAAGGATGGTGGAAGCGGTCGCGTACAACCGCGCCGCGCTCGCGGCGCAGACCCGCGACTGCTTCCGGCCCGAAATCGCGGAGCGGACAACGACCGATGCGGCCGACCTGGTGTCCCTGGTGGATTCACTGACTTCCCCGGAATCGTTCGACCTGATGACCAGAACCCATGCCCGATCAGCCCGCCAGATCGCCCGATCGTGGCGGTCGGGCCTGCGGGCGTTGCTCACCGGGTGCCCGCCGCCGCCGCGGCAAGCTGAACTCGGTGAGACGGATGCCCTGTGA
- the purD gene encoding phosphoribosylamine--glycine ligase, giving the protein MRVLVIGSGAREHALLLALRDDPQVTGLAVAPGNAGTARLAEQHEVDITSGDGVVALAQEVRADMVVIGPEVPLVLGVADAVRAAGIACFGPGKDAARIEGSKAFAKEVMAAAGVRTANTEIVDSPALLDAALDRFGPPSGDPAWVVKDDRLAAGKGVVVTADREVARAHAAGLLEAGHPVLLESFLDGPEVSLFCVVDGHTVVPLLPAQDFKRVGDGDTGPNTGGMGAYAPVPWLPDDVYRGIVHDIVEPVAAEMVRRGSSFSGLLYVGLAITERGPAVVEFNCRFGDPETQAVLALLESPLGQLLYAASTGALADFGELRWRGGAAVTVVLAAESYPGRPRVGDVVVGSEADGVLHAGTTRRDDGEIVSSGGRVLSVVGTGVDLTAARARAYDILGSVRLPGSHFRSDIALLAAEGKVRV; this is encoded by the coding sequence GTGCGCGTCCTGGTAATCGGTTCCGGTGCCCGTGAACATGCGCTGTTGCTCGCGCTTCGCGACGACCCGCAGGTCACCGGGCTGGCCGTCGCACCCGGCAACGCCGGCACCGCCCGCCTCGCCGAGCAACACGAGGTCGACATCACCTCGGGGGACGGCGTCGTAGCGCTGGCGCAAGAGGTGCGGGCCGACATGGTGGTCATCGGTCCCGAAGTCCCCCTGGTGCTGGGGGTGGCCGACGCCGTGCGCGCAGCCGGCATCGCCTGCTTCGGGCCCGGGAAGGACGCCGCCCGCATCGAGGGATCCAAGGCCTTCGCCAAGGAGGTCATGGCCGCCGCCGGGGTGCGGACGGCGAACACCGAAATAGTCGACAGCCCAGCGCTTCTGGATGCCGCCCTGGACAGGTTCGGCCCCCCGTCGGGCGACCCGGCCTGGGTGGTCAAAGACGACCGACTGGCGGCCGGCAAGGGCGTGGTGGTGACGGCGGACCGCGAGGTCGCGCGCGCGCACGCCGCCGGGTTGCTGGAAGCCGGCCACCCTGTGCTGCTCGAGTCGTTCCTGGACGGGCCCGAGGTGTCACTGTTCTGCGTCGTCGATGGCCACACGGTGGTGCCGCTGCTACCGGCCCAGGACTTCAAACGGGTCGGCGACGGCGACACCGGACCGAATACCGGCGGCATGGGCGCCTACGCGCCCGTGCCCTGGCTCCCCGACGACGTCTACCGCGGCATCGTGCACGACATCGTCGAACCGGTTGCGGCCGAAATGGTCCGGCGCGGAAGCTCGTTCAGCGGGTTGCTGTATGTGGGCCTGGCGATCACCGAGCGAGGTCCGGCAGTCGTCGAATTCAACTGCCGCTTCGGTGATCCCGAGACCCAGGCCGTGCTGGCCCTGCTCGAGTCACCGCTGGGGCAGCTGCTCTACGCCGCGAGCACCGGCGCCCTGGCCGACTTCGGCGAGCTGCGCTGGCGCGGCGGCGCCGCCGTCACGGTGGTGCTGGCGGCGGAAAGCTACCCCGGACGCCCCCGCGTGGGGGACGTCGTCGTCGGCTCGGAAGCCGACGGGGTGCTGCACGCGGGAACGACCCGGCGCGACGACGGCGAGATCGTCTCGTCGGGTGGGCGGGTGCTGTCGGTGGTCGGCACCGGCGTCGACCTCACCGCCGCACGCGCGCGCGCCTACGACATCCTGGGATCGGTTCGACTGCCCGGCAGCCACTTCCGCAGCGACATCGCCTTGCTGGCGGCCGAGGGCAAGGTCCGGGTCTAA
- a CDS encoding gamma-glutamyltransferase family protein: MRMPFDWDLPYAWPRRPVLAANVVCTSQPLAAQAGLRMLAEGGSAVDAAIATAITLTLVEPVSNGIGSDAFAIVWDGERLHGLNASGRAPAAWTPDYFGDNGVPAVGWNSVTVPGAVSAWAELHAKFGKLPFDRLFEPAICYGRNGFLVSPTVAQQWAAQAPLFADQPGFAAAFLPSGRAPKPGERFWFPDHAATLEKIAATGGEAFYRGELATRLEAHACAHGGAMRAADLAAHRPDWVGTISGTYRGYTVHEIPPNGQGIVALIALGILEHFDMSSSPTDSADSVHLQIEALKLAFADAQAYVADIDHMPLDPARLLDREYLKQRAASIDPKRAATATAGSPGGGTVYLTAADGAGMMVSMIQSNYMGFGSGVVVTGAGISLQNRGANFVSQQGHPNTVGPRKRPYHTIIPGFVTKDGVPVMSFGVMGGTMQPQGHVQVMSRIADHGQNPQAACDGPRFRWVQGLQVSCEKGFPPSTLDELRSRGHDLVAVDDYNQFGSCQAIWRLDGGYLAASDPRRDGLAAGY, encoded by the coding sequence GTGAGGATGCCGTTCGATTGGGATCTCCCCTATGCCTGGCCCCGCAGGCCCGTTCTCGCAGCGAACGTGGTGTGCACGTCCCAGCCGCTGGCCGCGCAGGCGGGTCTGCGGATGCTCGCGGAGGGAGGCAGCGCGGTCGACGCGGCCATCGCCACCGCCATCACTCTGACCTTGGTGGAGCCGGTGTCCAACGGCATCGGCTCGGACGCCTTCGCCATCGTCTGGGACGGCGAGCGGCTGCACGGCCTGAACGCGTCGGGCCGCGCGCCGGCGGCTTGGACCCCGGACTACTTCGGCGACAACGGGGTTCCCGCAGTGGGCTGGAACTCGGTGACCGTGCCCGGCGCTGTGTCGGCGTGGGCGGAGCTGCACGCCAAATTCGGAAAGCTGCCGTTCGACCGGCTCTTCGAACCGGCGATCTGCTACGGCCGAAACGGGTTTCTCGTGTCGCCCACCGTCGCGCAGCAGTGGGCGGCGCAGGCGCCGCTCTTCGCCGACCAGCCCGGGTTCGCCGCGGCGTTCCTGCCGTCCGGGCGCGCGCCGAAGCCCGGCGAGCGGTTCTGGTTCCCCGACCATGCGGCCACGCTCGAAAAGATCGCCGCGACCGGCGGCGAGGCGTTCTACCGCGGCGAACTGGCCACCCGGCTCGAGGCGCACGCGTGCGCCCATGGCGGCGCCATGCGGGCCGCCGACCTGGCCGCCCATCGCCCGGACTGGGTCGGCACGATCAGCGGCACCTACCGCGGCTACACCGTGCACGAAATCCCGCCCAACGGCCAGGGGATCGTGGCCCTGATCGCCCTGGGGATCCTCGAGCATTTCGACATGAGCTCGTCGCCGACCGACTCCGCCGACAGCGTGCATCTGCAGATCGAAGCGCTGAAGCTGGCTTTCGCCGACGCGCAGGCCTATGTCGCCGACATCGACCACATGCCGTTGGACCCCGCACGGCTGCTGGACCGGGAGTACCTGAAGCAGCGCGCCGCATCGATCGATCCGAAGCGCGCCGCGACCGCGACCGCGGGCAGCCCTGGTGGGGGCACCGTGTATCTGACCGCCGCCGACGGCGCCGGGATGATGGTCTCGATGATTCAGTCCAATTACATGGGCTTCGGATCGGGCGTCGTGGTCACCGGCGCCGGCATCTCGCTGCAGAATCGTGGCGCGAATTTCGTTTCACAGCAGGGTCATCCGAACACAGTGGGCCCGCGCAAGCGGCCCTATCACACGATCATTCCCGGTTTCGTGACGAAGGACGGCGTCCCGGTGATGAGTTTCGGGGTGATGGGCGGGACGATGCAGCCACAGGGCCATGTGCAGGTGATGTCGCGCATCGCCGACCACGGGCAGAACCCCCAGGCGGCGTGCGACGGCCCGCGGTTCCGGTGGGTGCAGGGCCTGCAGGTCAGCTGCGAGAAGGGATTCCCGCCGTCGACGCTCGACGAACTGCGCAGCCGGGGACACGACCTGGTTGCGGTCGACGACTACAACCAGTTCGGCAGCTGCCAGGCGATCTGGCGGCTCGACGGCGGCTACCTCGCGGCCAGCGATCCGCGGCGCGACGGGCTGGCCGCGGGATATTAG
- a CDS encoding alpha/beta hydrolase-fold protein: MMARMPDLSRRAVLGLGASAAAGAVGAYALDILFEPRTSQAMPLPAPAGTQAPPAPREPAPAGPPAPTMVTGSFVSAARGGAGTNWAIARPPGQTKALRPVIALHGKGSDAATVMAGGVEQGLAQAVDAGLPPFAVVAVDGGGSYWHKRASGEDSGAMVLDELIPMLSGQNLDTSRVAFLGWSMGGYGALLLGGRLGPARTAAICAVSPALWMSSGAAAPGAFDGPDDFAANSVFGMPALGSIPIRVDCGDSDPFYSATKQFIAQLPNPPAGGFSPGGHNAEFWSSQLPAEIAWLAPLLTA; the protein is encoded by the coding sequence ATGATGGCCCGCATGCCCGACTTGAGCCGCCGCGCCGTGCTCGGCCTCGGCGCGAGCGCCGCAGCCGGCGCGGTCGGTGCCTACGCACTCGACATTCTGTTCGAACCACGAACGTCGCAGGCCATGCCGCTCCCGGCCCCAGCCGGCACGCAGGCGCCGCCCGCGCCCCGGGAGCCCGCCCCGGCAGGCCCGCCCGCGCCGACCATGGTGACCGGCTCCTTCGTGTCGGCGGCGCGGGGCGGCGCCGGCACCAACTGGGCGATCGCGCGGCCGCCCGGCCAGACGAAGGCGCTGCGGCCGGTCATCGCGTTGCACGGCAAAGGCAGCGACGCGGCCACCGTGATGGCCGGGGGCGTCGAGCAGGGCCTGGCGCAGGCCGTCGACGCCGGGCTGCCACCGTTCGCGGTGGTGGCCGTCGACGGCGGCGGCAGCTACTGGCACAAGCGGGCCTCCGGCGAGGACAGCGGCGCCATGGTGCTCGACGAGCTCATCCCCATGTTGAGCGGCCAGAATTTGGACACCTCGCGGGTGGCGTTCCTGGGTTGGTCGATGGGCGGCTACGGCGCGCTGCTGCTCGGCGGCCGGCTGGGCCCGGCACGCACCGCCGCGATCTGCGCGGTGAGCCCGGCGCTGTGGATGTCCTCGGGCGCCGCGGCGCCCGGCGCCTTCGACGGGCCCGACGACTTCGCGGCGAACTCGGTGTTCGGCATGCCCGCGCTGGGGTCGATCCCGATCCGGGTTGACTGCGGCGACAGCGACCCGTTCTACTCCGCGACGAAGCAGTTCATCGCCCAGCTGCCCAACCCGCCCGCGGGCGGATTCTCACCCGGCGGGCACAACGCAGAGTTCTGGAGCTCGCAGCTGCCCGCCGAGATCGCCTGGTTGGCGCCGCTGCTCACGGCCTGA
- a CDS encoding TetR/AcrR family transcriptional regulator, with amino-acid sequence MTAAVTPKGERRRYALVSAAAELLAEGGFEAVRHRAVARRAGLPLASTTYYFSSLDDLIARAVEHIGMIEVAQLRARVTALSRRRRGPETTAEVLVDLLVGDVSGPGLTDHLISRYERHIACTRLPALRETMRRSLRQRAEAVAEAIERSGRSVRIELVCTLICAVDGSVVSALVEGGDPRTAALATVVDLIDVLAPIDQRPVRI; translated from the coding sequence GTGACTGCAGCAGTTACTCCCAAAGGGGAGCGTCGACGGTATGCGCTCGTGAGCGCCGCCGCCGAGCTGCTTGCCGAGGGCGGATTCGAAGCGGTGCGGCATCGGGCGGTCGCCCGCCGCGCCGGCCTGCCACTGGCCTCTACCACCTATTACTTCTCTTCTCTGGACGATCTGATCGCCCGGGCGGTCGAGCACATCGGGATGATCGAGGTGGCCCAGCTGCGGGCGCGGGTCACCGCGCTGTCGCGGCGCCGCCGGGGACCCGAGACCACCGCCGAGGTGTTGGTTGACCTGCTGGTGGGGGACGTCTCGGGGCCGGGACTGACCGATCACCTGATCTCGCGTTATGAGCGGCACATCGCCTGCACCCGCCTGCCCGCCCTGCGCGAGACCATGCGCCGCAGCCTGCGGCAGCGCGCGGAGGCGGTGGCCGAGGCCATCGAACGGTCGGGCCGGTCGGTGCGCATCGAACTGGTGTGCACATTGATCTGCGCGGTCGACGGCTCGGTGGTGTCCGCCCTGGTGGAAGGCGGCGACCCGCGAACGGCGGCGCTGGCGACGGTCGTCGACCTGATCGACGTGCTGGCGCCCATCGATCAGCGGCCGGTCCGAATCTGA
- a CDS encoding DUF429 domain-containing protein has protein sequence MYFAGVDLAWAGRNPTGVAVVEPGGCLVSAGAVREDHEILAALGPYVQGDCVVGFDAPLVVTNPTGTRPAETALNRDFRRFEAGTHPANTGKPEFADGPRGGRLAASLGLDIDPRSPATRRALEVYPHAATVALFGLERTLKYKAKPGRTLERLRSELLLLMDGVERLACADVPLRVRDHPDWIGLRDQVTAAQRKSELRRAEDPIDAVVCAYVALYFWRKPAAVTIYGNLATGYIVTPSLPGS, from the coding sequence GTGTACTTCGCCGGCGTGGACCTGGCGTGGGCCGGACGCAACCCGACCGGCGTGGCGGTCGTCGAGCCCGGCGGCTGCCTGGTGAGCGCCGGCGCGGTCCGCGAGGACCACGAGATCCTCGCCGCGCTCGGCCCATACGTGCAGGGCGACTGCGTCGTCGGGTTCGATGCGCCGCTGGTGGTGACCAACCCCACGGGCACGCGGCCGGCCGAGACCGCACTCAACCGCGACTTTCGCCGCTTCGAAGCCGGCACCCATCCCGCCAACACCGGAAAGCCCGAGTTCGCCGACGGTCCGCGCGGCGGCCGGCTGGCCGCGTCGCTGGGCCTTGACATCGACCCCCGCTCACCGGCCACGCGGCGCGCCCTGGAGGTCTACCCGCACGCGGCGACGGTCGCGCTGTTCGGATTGGAACGCACGCTGAAATACAAGGCCAAGCCCGGCCGCACCCTCGAACGGCTCAGATCCGAACTGCTGCTGTTGATGGACGGCGTAGAGCGCCTGGCCTGCGCCGACGTGCCGTTGCGCGTCCGGGACCATCCCGACTGGATCGGCCTGCGGGATCAGGTGACGGCGGCGCAACGCAAGAGCGAGCTGCGCCGCGCCGAGGATCCGATCGATGCCGTCGTCTGCGCCTACGTGGCGCTCTACTTCTGGCGCAAACCGGCCGCCGTCACGATCTACGGGAACCTGGCAACCGGATACATCGTCACGCCGTCGTTGCCCGGCAGCTAG
- the purB gene encoding adenylosuccinate lyase, with protein sequence MSIPNVLANRYASAEMVAIWSPEAKIVAERRLWLAVLRAQAELGVAVPPDAVAAYERVLEDVDLGSIAARERTLRHDVKARIEEFNALAGHEQVHKGMTSRDLTENVEQLQVRRSLELVFSHGVAVAARLAERAVTYRDLVMAGRSHNVAAQATTLGKRFASAAQEVLVALARLRELIDRYPLRGIKGPMGTAQDMLDLMDGDADKLAELERRVAEFLGFTTVLTSVGQVYPRSLDHDVLSALVQLGAGPSSMAHTIRLMAGHELVTEGFAPGQVGSSAMPHKMNTRSCERVNGLQVVLRGYASMAAELAGAQWNEGDVFCSVVRRVALPDSFFAVDGQIETFLTVLDEFGAYPAVIGRELDRYLPFLATTKVLMAAVRAGMGREAAHHVIREHAVATALAMRERGAEPDLLDRLAADERLPLDRAALHAALADKQAFTGAAGDQVDEVARAVGELVSRYPDAAKYTPGAIL encoded by the coding sequence GTGAGCATTCCGAACGTGCTGGCCAACCGGTATGCCAGCGCCGAGATGGTGGCGATCTGGTCACCCGAGGCCAAGATCGTCGCCGAGCGGCGGCTGTGGCTGGCGGTGCTGCGCGCACAGGCGGAGCTGGGTGTCGCGGTGCCGCCCGACGCGGTCGCCGCCTACGAGCGGGTGCTCGAGGACGTCGACCTGGGCTCGATCGCGGCCCGCGAACGGACCCTGCGCCACGACGTCAAGGCCCGCATCGAGGAGTTCAACGCGCTGGCCGGCCACGAGCAGGTCCACAAGGGAATGACCAGTCGGGACCTGACCGAGAACGTCGAGCAGCTGCAGGTGCGGCGGTCCCTGGAACTGGTCTTCTCCCACGGGGTGGCCGTGGCGGCGCGGCTGGCCGAGCGGGCGGTGACCTATCGCGACCTGGTGATGGCCGGGCGCAGCCACAATGTGGCCGCACAAGCCACCACCCTGGGCAAGCGGTTCGCCTCGGCCGCGCAGGAAGTGCTGGTCGCGCTGGCCCGGCTGCGGGAGCTGATCGACCGCTACCCGCTGCGCGGCATCAAGGGCCCGATGGGCACGGCCCAGGACATGCTCGACCTGATGGACGGCGACGCCGACAAGCTGGCCGAACTCGAGCGGCGCGTCGCCGAATTCCTGGGATTCACAACGGTTTTGACCAGCGTCGGCCAGGTGTATCCGCGCTCGCTGGACCACGACGTGTTATCCGCGCTGGTGCAGTTGGGCGCCGGCCCGTCGTCGATGGCCCACACCATCCGGCTGATGGCCGGGCACGAGCTGGTCACCGAGGGGTTCGCACCGGGTCAGGTCGGCTCGTCGGCGATGCCGCACAAGATGAACACCCGCAGCTGCGAACGGGTCAACGGTCTGCAGGTGGTGTTGCGCGGCTACGCCTCGATGGCCGCCGAGCTCGCCGGGGCGCAATGGAACGAGGGCGACGTGTTCTGCTCGGTGGTACGGCGGGTTGCCTTGCCGGACAGCTTCTTCGCCGTCGACGGGCAGATCGAGACGTTCCTGACGGTGCTAGACGAGTTCGGCGCCTACCCGGCCGTGATCGGCCGCGAGCTGGACCGGTATCTGCCGTTTCTGGCCACCACCAAGGTTCTCATGGCTGCGGTGCGCGCGGGGATGGGCCGCGAGGCAGCGCATCACGTGATCCGCGAACACGCGGTCGCGACGGCGCTGGCGATGCGCGAACGCGGGGCCGAACCCGACCTGCTCGACCGGTTGGCCGCCGACGAGCGGCTGCCGCTGGACAGGGCGGCGTTGCACGCCGCGCTGGCCGACAAGCAGGCGTTCACGGGGGCTGCGGGCGACCAGGTCGACGAGGTGGCCCGGGCGGTGGGGGAGTTGGTGAGTCGCTACCCGGACGCCGCCAAGTACACGCCGGGCGCGATCCTGTGA
- a CDS encoding cytochrome P450, producing the protein MSPVGYRAEALAGVDFTDLDNFANGFPHELFALHRREAPVYWHEPTENTPDGEGFWSVATYPETLAVLRDPATYSSVTGGARPYGGTLLQDLAIAGQVLNMMDDPRHSQIRRLVSSGLTPRMIGLVEDDLRTRARRLLDDVVPGEPFDFLVDIAAELPMQMICILLGVPESERHWLFEAIEPQFDFGGSRKASLSQLSAEEAGSRMYAYGQRLIAAKRAEPTDDMLSVVANATLDDADAPSLSDLELYLFFSLLFSAGAETTRNAVAGGLLALAEHPEQLRALRADLGELPTAVEEMVRWTSPSPSKRRTATRDVTLGGHEIAAGQKIQVWEGSANRDAAVFDRADEFDIARKPNPHLGFGQGVHYCLGANLARLELRVLFEELLSRFGAVRVVRPVEWTRSNRHTGIRHLVVELLGGP; encoded by the coding sequence GTGAGCCCGGTAGGTTATCGAGCCGAGGCGCTCGCGGGAGTCGACTTCACCGACCTGGACAACTTCGCCAACGGTTTCCCGCACGAGCTCTTCGCCCTGCACCGGCGCGAGGCGCCGGTGTACTGGCACGAGCCGACGGAGAACACCCCTGACGGCGAAGGCTTCTGGTCGGTCGCGACATATCCGGAAACGCTTGCGGTGCTGCGGGATCCGGCGACGTACTCGTCGGTCACGGGCGGGGCGCGGCCCTACGGGGGCACCCTGCTGCAAGACCTCGCCATCGCGGGCCAGGTGCTCAACATGATGGACGACCCGCGCCATTCGCAGATCCGGCGGCTGGTCAGCTCTGGGCTGACGCCGCGGATGATCGGTCTGGTCGAGGACGACCTGCGCACGCGGGCGCGCCGGTTGCTCGACGACGTGGTCCCCGGCGAGCCGTTCGACTTCCTGGTCGACATCGCCGCCGAGCTGCCAATGCAGATGATCTGCATCCTGCTGGGCGTGCCGGAGTCGGAACGGCATTGGTTGTTCGAGGCCATCGAGCCGCAGTTCGACTTCGGTGGTTCACGCAAAGCTTCGCTGTCCCAACTCTCGGCCGAAGAGGCCGGCTCCCGCATGTACGCCTACGGTCAGCGGCTGATCGCCGCCAAGCGTGCCGAGCCGACGGACGACATGCTGTCGGTGGTCGCGAACGCCACGCTCGACGATGCCGATGCGCCGTCGCTGTCGGACCTAGAGCTGTACCTGTTCTTCAGCCTGCTGTTCAGCGCCGGCGCCGAGACCACCCGCAACGCGGTCGCAGGCGGGCTGCTGGCGCTGGCCGAGCACCCGGAGCAGCTTCGCGCGCTGCGCGCCGACCTCGGCGAGCTGCCGACGGCGGTCGAGGAGATGGTCCGGTGGACGTCGCCGTCGCCGTCGAAGCGGCGCACCGCCACCCGGGACGTCACGCTCGGCGGACACGAGATCGCGGCGGGCCAGAAGATCCAAGTCTGGGAGGGTTCGGCCAACCGCGACGCCGCCGTTTTCGACCGCGCCGACGAGTTCGACATCGCCCGGAAACCCAACCCGCATCTGGGATTCGGGCAGGGCGTGCACTACTGCCTGGGGGCCAACCTGGCCCGGCTGGAGCTGCGGGTGCTGTTCGAGGAGTTGCTGTCGCGCTTCGGTGCGGTGCGGGTGGTGCGGCCGGTCGAATGGACCCGCAGCAATCGGCACACCGGCATCCGGCATCTGGTCGTCGAACTGCTTGGCGGCCCTTAG